In Leguminivora glycinivorella isolate SPB_JAAS2020 chromosome 19, LegGlyc_1.1, whole genome shotgun sequence, a single genomic region encodes these proteins:
- the LOC125236575 gene encoding protein NipSnap codes for MNSVNRILSLGSSLPKNARLISTSGAKQNAEDSWLSKLLVRKIEPTKESHSRMLSDKEIVYALHTHNIRPDSVDKYLKNYKTSSEFVHSHKEELGCELVGSWTVSVGDMDQALHLWRYTGGFEKIDKAKILFKESPEYSALEKERGGFVRSRHLQYLLAFSFWPSGEPRDPSNIYEIRSYSLKPGTMIEWGNNWARGLTYRRAANEAFAGYFSQIGRLYNVHHIWCYKDLQARRETRDRTWRNPGWDECVAYTVPLIREMHCRILEPTEFSPTQ; via the exons ATGAATTCTGTAAATAGGATTTTAAGTTTAGGTTCTTCACTTCCAAAGAATGCAAG ATTGATCAGTACCAGTGGAGCAAAACAAAATGCTGAAGATAGCTGGCTGTCGAAGCTGTTGGTGCGGAAGATAGAGCCTACCAAGGAGTCTCACAGTCGTATGCTAAGTGACAAGGAGATTGTGTATGCGCTTCATACGCACAACATTAGACCGGACAGTGTAGATAAATATTTGAAGAACTA CAAAACTTCATCAGAATTTGTCCACTCTCACAAGGAAGAGCTAGGCTGTGAGTTGGTTGGATCATGGACGGTGTCCGTCGGAGATATGGATCAGGCACTGCACCTCTGGCGTTACACTGGAGGTTTCGAGAAGATAGACAAAGCAAAGATCTTATTCAAGGAGTCCCCT GAATACTCGGCTTTGGAAAAAGAACGTGGTGGTTTTGTCCGCTCGAGGCATTTGCAGTACCTGCTTGCCTTCAGCTTCTGGCCATCGGGAGAGCCCCGCGACCCCAGCAACATCTACGAAATTAGGTCTTACAG CCTCAAGCCAGGCACCATGATCGAATGGGGCAACAATTGGGCCCGCGGCCTGACGTACAGGCGCGCGGCGAACGAGGCCTTCGCTGGATATTTCTCACAGATCGGCAGGCTTTACAACGTTCATCACATTTGGT GCTACAAGGACCTGCAGGCGCGGCGCGAGACGCGCGACCGCACGTGGCGCAACCCGGGCTGGGACGAGTGCGTGGCCTACACCGTGCCGCTCATCCGCGAGATGCACTGCCGCATCCTCGAGCCCACCGAGTTCTCGCCCACACAGTAA